From a single Sporosarcina oncorhynchi genomic region:
- a CDS encoding YwgA family protein, which produces MLQEHARIVQFVAMAEEVSGRKKLQKMIYIAKKMDFPFAEKYELHMYGPYSEELTLRVEELCEMGFLSEQCTDKGSYVQYSYNVTEEGGRFLETAETPHEKLGACIEQLNEKSSRFLELVSTVLYFDHLPKDEQIEKVHIVKNKLNYTETEMADAFDFIANLQACAVS; this is translated from the coding sequence TTGCTACAAGAACATGCTAGAATTGTGCAATTCGTCGCTATGGCAGAAGAAGTGAGCGGACGGAAGAAATTGCAGAAGATGATCTATATCGCAAAAAAGATGGACTTTCCATTTGCTGAAAAATACGAACTTCATATGTACGGTCCCTATTCGGAGGAATTGACACTCCGCGTGGAAGAATTATGTGAAATGGGCTTCCTCTCCGAACAATGCACGGATAAAGGATCATACGTCCAATACAGCTACAACGTCACGGAAGAAGGTGGCCGATTCCTAGAAACTGCAGAAACGCCCCATGAAAAACTGGGCGCATGCATCGAACAACTAAACGAAAAGAGCTCCCGTTTCCTTGAACTCGTCTCAACAGTCCTCTACTTCGACCATCTACCAAAAGACGAGCAGATCGAAAAAGTCCATATCGTCAAAAACAAACTCAATTACACCGAAACCGAAATGGCAGACGCCTTCGACTTCATCGCAAATTTGCAAGCGTGCGCGGTTTCATGA
- a CDS encoding lipoate--protein ligase family protein, whose product MSNLYLPKWRFIDESMTALQRSALESFAMDDTLCHLVGQKQSVPTVRTWVHDETIVLGIQDHRLPHIEEALPVLHDAGYKTIVRNSGGLAVVLDSGVLNISIVLSENEGSIDIPEGYEAMLSFVRLLFPEAADQIEAYEIVGSYCPGTYDLSIGGKKFAGISQRRLRQGVAVQVYLCVEGSGAKRAELVRDLYEKGLQGEQTKFEYPAIQPDVMASLSELLDEPVTVNEVCIRIQLLLRALSEEDVQMGGFTPEEMELYLFYLKRVVERNQKMLARK is encoded by the coding sequence ATGTCCAACTTATATCTGCCAAAATGGCGTTTCATCGACGAATCGATGACCGCTTTACAACGTTCAGCGCTTGAATCATTTGCGATGGACGATACATTATGCCATCTTGTTGGCCAGAAACAATCCGTTCCAACCGTCCGTACATGGGTGCATGATGAAACGATTGTGCTCGGCATCCAGGATCACAGATTGCCTCATATTGAAGAGGCGCTGCCAGTTCTGCATGACGCAGGTTATAAGACAATCGTCCGTAATTCGGGCGGTCTTGCCGTCGTACTTGACAGTGGGGTGCTCAATATTTCAATCGTCCTCTCCGAAAATGAGGGCTCAATCGATATTCCTGAAGGTTATGAAGCCATGCTGTCATTTGTACGCTTACTATTTCCGGAAGCAGCGGACCAGATCGAAGCTTATGAAATTGTTGGTTCCTACTGTCCGGGCACATATGACTTGAGTATAGGCGGGAAAAAGTTTGCCGGCATCTCACAGAGAAGGCTCCGGCAAGGCGTTGCCGTCCAAGTGTATTTGTGCGTGGAAGGAAGCGGTGCGAAACGTGCAGAACTCGTTCGCGATTTATACGAAAAAGGGTTGCAGGGCGAGCAGACGAAATTCGAGTACCCGGCCATCCAACCTGACGTGATGGCGTCCTTATCAGAACTGCTGGACGAACCGGTCACGGTGAATGAAGTCTGTATCCGTATCCAGTTATTGTTGCGCGCGCTTTCCGAAGAAGACGTGCAAATGGGTGGCTTCACGCCTGAAGAGATGGAATTGTATCTGTTCTATTTGAAGCGGGTTGTTGAACGCAATCAGAAAATGCTGGCCCGGAAATGA
- a CDS encoding transglycosylase domain-containing protein, whose product MKRIDYIKKKKRKNQVRRIILLSVTAVTAVFTVFLCLRLYAQITGAPSLSVPKASVFLDKNGRQIGDKFSAERRYWVSLDDISPFLIDAVIATEDRNFYTHNGFDYRRIAGAVLKDIKTMRKAEGASSITQQYARNLFLTHEKSWNRKIKEALYAYRMETFYEKDVILEGYLNTVYFGHGMYGVEAASRFYFAKAAKDLTLEEAAVITAIAKGPSVYSPLSNPEKSRERQLLVLSLMENQGFITEVQETRAKDIAVALKTEDWADMKRAAPYFLDEVWREAEQLLQKKGRYPAEGGWTIRTTLDPHHQKTAEEFIEKWMPASELQIGFISMEPETGAITSLVGGSNYTESPFNRVTQAKRQPGSAIKPILYAAALEDGYNPLTFKSTEKTIFTYDEGRSTYEPKNINGKFAGHPISLAQALALSDNIYAVKTLEDIGYKKFNKMAERLGIDVTFQESPAVALGTSDVTLLEMTNAYNRISSGGLQVEPTTILSITDAEGKTVYEQPKRSTKHAITEQDAFVLTHLMTGMFDPVFNDYSIATGLSMRSKQRRPYAAKSGTTISDQYLIGYTPSLTAGIWTGYDIGQQLTSLEDKAASKKIWIDFMETVHAGKTPEPFVPPIGVAGVIVDIETGGIAVNECPKQRLIYVKEKDKPQKLCTDRSLREQLTGEQEDANFELFPFSFFE is encoded by the coding sequence TTGAAACGGATCGATTATATAAAGAAAAAGAAGAGAAAGAATCAAGTCCGGCGCATCATTTTACTGTCTGTAACGGCGGTAACTGCCGTTTTCACGGTTTTTCTCTGCCTTCGTCTCTATGCACAAATTACAGGTGCCCCCTCGTTGAGCGTTCCGAAAGCGAGTGTGTTTCTCGATAAGAACGGACGGCAAATTGGGGATAAATTTTCCGCAGAACGGCGCTACTGGGTGAGCCTCGATGACATTTCGCCATTTCTGATTGACGCGGTCATCGCAACGGAAGACCGAAATTTTTATACGCATAATGGATTTGACTATAGACGGATCGCTGGCGCAGTCCTAAAAGATATTAAGACGATGCGCAAAGCGGAAGGTGCGAGTTCCATTACACAGCAGTATGCCCGGAATTTATTTCTGACGCATGAAAAGTCTTGGAACCGAAAAATAAAAGAAGCGTTGTACGCGTATCGGATGGAGACATTTTACGAGAAAGATGTTATTTTGGAAGGCTATTTGAATACGGTCTACTTCGGGCACGGCATGTATGGTGTTGAAGCGGCAAGCCGGTTTTATTTCGCGAAAGCGGCGAAGGATCTAACACTTGAAGAGGCGGCGGTCATAACAGCGATTGCAAAAGGACCGTCCGTCTATTCGCCTCTTTCCAATCCCGAAAAGTCGAGGGAGCGACAGCTGCTAGTGCTGTCGTTGATGGAAAATCAAGGGTTTATTACCGAAGTTCAAGAAACACGTGCGAAAGATATCGCGGTAGCTTTGAAGACGGAAGACTGGGCGGATATGAAGCGGGCAGCGCCTTATTTCCTTGATGAAGTGTGGCGGGAAGCGGAACAACTGCTCCAGAAGAAAGGCCGTTATCCAGCAGAAGGCGGCTGGACGATTCGGACGACGCTCGATCCGCATCATCAGAAAACGGCTGAAGAATTCATTGAGAAATGGATGCCTGCAAGTGAGTTGCAAATCGGGTTCATATCGATGGAGCCTGAAACGGGCGCGATCACATCGCTCGTCGGTGGGTCGAATTATACAGAGAGCCCTTTCAACCGCGTAACGCAGGCAAAACGGCAACCGGGTTCTGCAATAAAACCTATCCTTTACGCGGCAGCCCTGGAAGACGGCTATAATCCGCTAACATTCAAGTCTACGGAAAAGACGATTTTTACGTATGACGAAGGTCGCTCAACGTATGAACCGAAAAACATTAACGGGAAATTTGCAGGCCATCCTATCTCCCTTGCCCAAGCGCTTGCACTTTCCGATAATATTTATGCAGTAAAGACACTTGAGGATATTGGCTATAAAAAATTTAATAAGATGGCGGAACGGCTCGGAATCGATGTAACATTCCAAGAATCTCCTGCCGTTGCACTTGGTACATCTGACGTAACACTGCTTGAGATGACGAATGCGTACAACCGAATTTCGTCGGGTGGCTTGCAGGTCGAACCGACGACCATCCTGTCCATCACAGATGCTGAAGGAAAAACCGTGTATGAGCAACCGAAAAGAAGTACAAAACACGCTATTACGGAGCAGGATGCTTTCGTTCTAACCCATTTAATGACGGGTATGTTTGACCCTGTGTTCAACGACTACTCTATCGCGACGGGTCTATCGATGCGATCCAAACAGAGAAGACCGTATGCAGCAAAATCCGGTACGACGATTTCCGATCAGTATTTAATCGGGTATACCCCTTCCCTAACGGCAGGTATTTGGACAGGCTATGACATCGGACAGCAATTGACGTCACTTGAAGATAAAGCGGCTTCGAAAAAGATCTGGATCGACTTCATGGAAACCGTTCACGCCGGCAAGACACCTGAACCGTTCGTTCCACCGATTGGTGTGGCTGGTGTCATCGTCGATATTGAAACAGGCGGTATTGCTGTGAACGAGTGTCCGAAGCAGCGCCTGATCTATGTGAAAGAGAAAGACAAACCGCAGAAGTTATGTACGGACCGAAGCTTGCGCGAACAATTGACAGGCGAACAAGAAGATGCCAATTTCGAACTGTTTCCATTTTCATTTTTCGAATAA
- a CDS encoding 2-hydroxymuconate tautomerase: protein MPYVTVKMLEGRTDEQKRNLCEKVSEVVAETTGAPVEKVVVFIEEMPKSHYAMGGKRLSDVE, encoded by the coding sequence ATGCCATATGTAACCGTTAAAATGCTCGAAGGCCGCACAGATGAACAAAAACGCAACCTTTGTGAAAAAGTTTCTGAGGTCGTTGCCGAAACAACCGGCGCACCCGTTGAAAAAGTAGTCGTGTTCATCGAAGAAATGCCGAAAAGCCACTATGCGATGGGCGGAAAACGATTGAGTGACGTAGAATGA
- a CDS encoding YwhD family protein: MSNEQKPKQKMGFTIIKNDPTDGHKGFGIGSLSLENVSPVIVDTAEGTASIEIGAMHARSDTERGIKFTTNREDSEGGKLYWLVWVTIDFNEKGPYYAGITACEMIVNREKRRGYKILADHVNLMDKSMKRNIIVDHMDDPSKKILAEFLSGHNKEMWDNSEPKLHIGLSPASPEL, translated from the coding sequence ATGTCAAACGAACAGAAACCTAAACAGAAAATGGGCTTTACTATTATAAAGAACGATCCGACCGATGGACATAAAGGATTCGGCATCGGTTCGCTGTCACTTGAGAACGTTTCGCCGGTTATCGTCGACACGGCAGAAGGGACAGCGAGCATCGAAATCGGCGCCATGCATGCCCGCAGCGATACCGAGCGGGGCATCAAGTTCACAACGAACCGTGAAGATTCCGAAGGCGGCAAGCTCTACTGGCTCGTCTGGGTGACAATCGATTTCAATGAAAAAGGACCCTATTATGCGGGCATAACGGCTTGTGAAATGATCGTCAACCGTGAGAAACGCCGTGGATACAAGATTCTTGCAGACCACGTCAATCTGATGGACAAATCGATGAAGCGCAATATTATCGTCGATCACATGGATGATCCATCCAAAAAGATACTCGCAGAGTTCCTTTCCGGTCATAATAAAGAAATGTGGGATAATAGCGAGCCGAAACTCCATATTGGCCTCAGTCCGGCCTCACCAGAGTTATGA
- a CDS encoding HD domain-containing protein: MNYKDEKLFEEKVFKDPVHRYIHVRDKVIWDVIGTREFQRLRRIKQLGTTYLVFHGAEHTRFQHSLGVYEIVRRIIDDGFSGRTEWNDEERLLTMCAALLHDLGHGPFSHAFEKVFTLDHEVFTQAILTGDTEVNAVLKRVSPDFPQKVADVIGKTYPDKLVVSLISSQIDADRMDYLQRDAYYTGVSYGHFDMERILRVMRPDEEQVVIKFSGMHAVEDYIMSRYQMYWQVYFHPVSRSAEVILMKILHRAKDLHNRGYAFRYDPVPFKAFFDRKIELEDYISLDENVLMTYFQWWRKEDDPILSDLCNRFLDRKLFQHAEFEPATEYRKIGELERLFKEAGIDPEYYLVADSSSDLPYDFYRTGEENERVPIYLQMNNGELRELSRSSEIVEAISGKRRTDHKLYFPEDLLESGKDENPLYGKILELLKN; encoded by the coding sequence ATGAACTATAAAGATGAGAAACTGTTTGAAGAGAAAGTGTTCAAAGATCCTGTTCACCGATACATCCATGTGCGCGACAAAGTAATTTGGGACGTGATTGGAACGCGGGAATTCCAGCGGTTGCGCCGGATTAAACAGCTGGGGACGACATATCTCGTTTTCCACGGAGCTGAACATACGCGTTTTCAACATTCGCTCGGTGTCTATGAGATTGTCAGACGAATCATTGATGATGGATTCAGTGGGCGCACGGAATGGAATGACGAAGAACGGCTTTTGACGATGTGTGCCGCTTTATTGCATGACCTTGGTCACGGTCCTTTTTCCCACGCATTTGAGAAAGTGTTCACGCTCGATCATGAAGTGTTCACGCAGGCCATCCTGACAGGGGATACTGAAGTGAATGCGGTGCTCAAAAGAGTGTCACCCGACTTCCCGCAAAAGGTGGCGGATGTCATTGGGAAAACGTATCCGGACAAGCTTGTCGTCAGCCTCATCTCGAGCCAAATTGACGCGGACCGGATGGACTATTTGCAGCGGGACGCCTATTATACGGGTGTGTCGTACGGACATTTCGATATGGAGCGGATTTTACGCGTCATGCGGCCTGACGAGGAACAAGTGGTCATTAAGTTTAGCGGCATGCATGCTGTGGAAGATTATATTATGAGCAGGTACCAGATGTATTGGCAAGTGTATTTCCACCCGGTGTCCAGAAGTGCGGAAGTGATTCTTATGAAGATTCTTCATCGCGCGAAAGATTTACATAACAGGGGCTATGCATTCCGTTATGACCCCGTGCCGTTCAAAGCTTTTTTTGACCGGAAGATAGAGCTGGAAGATTATATTTCTTTGGATGAAAACGTATTGATGACGTATTTCCAATGGTGGCGGAAAGAGGATGACCCGATTTTATCGGACTTGTGTAATCGATTCCTTGACCGCAAGTTGTTTCAACATGCGGAGTTCGAACCAGCGACGGAATACCGGAAAATCGGTGAACTCGAGCGCTTATTTAAAGAAGCGGGCATTGACCCCGAGTATTATCTCGTTGCGGATTCGTCTTCCGATCTGCCATATGACTTTTACCGGACAGGTGAAGAAAACGAGCGCGTGCCGATTTATCTGCAGATGAATAACGGTGAATTGCGCGAGCTGTCCCGTTCATCTGAAATCGTTGAGGCAATTTCAGGCAAACGCCGTACGGACCATAAACTCTATTTCCCGGAAGACTTACTGGAATCAGGAAAAGACGAGAATCCGCTATATGGAAAAATTCTGGAACTATTGAAAAACTAG
- a CDS encoding RsfA family transcriptional regulator, whose translation MVKVRQDAWLEENDILLAETVLRHVREGSTQLSAFEEVGDALNRTAAACGFRWNAVVRRDYETELAEAKKERKQAMRVLGADFKRRTQQLYNPPSTGEHDEKVAVPLSALSLDTVIAYLIRLHHSGGGDTDSLRWKHTAKIANEKVNDLEKEIEKLRQENKNIRSDYEQFVQIMNRARRLVTLDDENDRTAPVFTMERNGNLVSKEPPINH comes from the coding sequence ATGGTGAAAGTTAGACAGGATGCCTGGCTTGAAGAAAATGATATTCTATTAGCGGAAACGGTGCTTCGGCATGTCCGTGAAGGCAGCACACAACTAAGTGCCTTCGAAGAAGTAGGTGACGCGCTCAACAGGACCGCGGCCGCTTGCGGGTTTAGATGGAATGCAGTCGTGAGACGCGATTACGAAACCGAACTGGCAGAGGCGAAAAAAGAACGTAAGCAAGCGATGCGTGTCCTCGGCGCAGATTTCAAACGACGTACGCAACAATTATACAATCCGCCTTCAACCGGCGAACACGATGAAAAGGTGGCTGTCCCGCTTTCGGCTTTGTCGCTCGATACGGTTATTGCGTATCTCATCCGACTGCATCATTCGGGTGGCGGCGATACAGACTCGCTTCGTTGGAAGCACACAGCCAAAATCGCCAACGAAAAAGTGAACGACTTGGAAAAAGAAATCGAAAAACTGCGGCAGGAAAATAAAAACATCCGCAGCGATTACGAACAGTTCGTCCAAATTATGAACCGTGCACGTCGACTCGTCACGCTGGATGATGAAAATGACCGCACAGCTCCCGTCTTCACGATGGAACGCAATGGCAATCTCGTGTCAAAAGAACCGCCAATCAACCATTGA
- the hemQ gene encoding hydrogen peroxide-dependent heme synthase, whose translation MNEAAITLDGWYVLHDLRTMDWASWKIISKEERQAATDEFMAFLDKLQQADDNKTGAHAFYTVVGQKADFMLMTLRETMDELQELETEFNKLTIADFTIPAYSYVSVVELSNYLAGESNEDPYQNPHVRARLYPELPRNQYICFYPMDKKREGNDNWYMLDMDKRKELMRSHGMIGRGYAGKVKQIISGSVGFDDFEWGVTLFSDDVLQFKKLIYEMRFDEVSARYGVFGSFFVGTLLDTEKSKSFFTI comes from the coding sequence ATGAACGAAGCAGCTATTACACTCGATGGATGGTATGTATTGCACGATTTACGCACGATGGACTGGGCATCATGGAAGATTATTTCAAAAGAGGAGCGTCAGGCAGCAACTGACGAATTCATGGCTTTTCTCGATAAACTTCAACAAGCAGATGACAATAAAACCGGCGCGCATGCGTTTTATACAGTCGTAGGTCAGAAAGCGGATTTCATGCTTATGACATTACGCGAAACGATGGACGAATTGCAGGAGCTCGAAACGGAGTTCAACAAATTGACAATCGCCGACTTCACAATTCCCGCTTATTCGTACGTTTCCGTTGTGGAACTATCGAATTACCTTGCAGGCGAGTCAAATGAAGATCCGTACCAGAATCCACATGTACGGGCGCGTTTGTATCCGGAATTGCCACGCAACCAATATATTTGTTTCTACCCGATGGACAAGAAGCGTGAAGGCAACGACAACTGGTACATGTTAGATATGGATAAGCGTAAAGAGTTAATGCGCAGCCATGGCATGATTGGACGCGGCTATGCAGGCAAAGTAAAGCAGATTATCTCAGGTTCTGTCGGATTCGACGATTTTGAATGGGGCGTCACATTGTTCTCGGATGACGTTTTGCAATTCAAGAAATTGATTTATGAAATGCGTTTTGACGAAGTGAGTGCGCGCTACGGCGTATTCGGCTCATTCTTCGTTGGAACGTTGCTTGATACAGAGAAAAGTAAGTCATTTTTCACGATTTAA
- a CDS encoding aminopeptidase: protein MKIANEIPSFLERFDSQKQLTVKTLIDYFEEHAAVYENYFPMHCPKTDERLQMAVDQYDGKIQDIQTISRTLPAIVEQMDTRFQQAFKLNLDCSYVLMVGSFGSNAFVTRDDRRKNFFAVEKLSPKPEHLKVITAHEIGHVTHFALASQEGMDWSTVDWMHGLTTLYTEGAATYLSKKIVPGLPESIYFTYDDLGDPWVKCYEEHKSEVKRRFLEDATGEWDMVKEKEWFRLRGGHYFGYERLGYLLGTDYVEHLVGTLGEEQALTFWHGNDVKKDILAWLEH from the coding sequence ATGAAAATTGCGAATGAAATTCCGAGCTTCTTAGAACGATTTGATTCCCAAAAGCAACTGACTGTGAAGACACTTATTGACTATTTTGAAGAACATGCAGCGGTATATGAAAACTATTTCCCTATGCATTGCCCGAAAACGGATGAGCGTCTACAAATGGCGGTTGACCAATACGACGGAAAAATCCAAGACATACAAACCATTTCACGTACATTGCCAGCCATTGTGGAGCAGATGGATACACGTTTCCAGCAAGCATTCAAGCTAAACTTGGATTGTAGCTATGTATTGATGGTTGGATCATTCGGTTCTAATGCCTTTGTTACAAGAGACGATCGGCGTAAAAACTTTTTTGCTGTGGAAAAACTATCTCCGAAGCCTGAACATTTAAAAGTGATCACAGCACATGAAATTGGTCATGTTACCCATTTCGCATTAGCTTCTCAGGAAGGAATGGACTGGTCTACAGTTGACTGGATGCACGGATTGACAACTCTTTATACAGAAGGAGCTGCCACGTATTTATCAAAGAAAATTGTCCCTGGTCTCCCCGAATCCATCTATTTCACATACGACGATTTGGGCGATCCATGGGTAAAGTGTTATGAAGAACATAAATCCGAAGTGAAGCGGCGATTCCTTGAAGATGCAACTGGGGAGTGGGATATGGTGAAGGAAAAGGAATGGTTCAGACTGCGCGGCGGCCACTATTTTGGATATGAACGGCTAGGCTATTTGCTCGGTACGGATTATGTCGAACATCTGGTGGGAACACTTGGCGAAGAACAGGCATTGACATTCTGGCATGGAAATGATGTGAAAAAGGATATTCTAGCGTGGCTTGAGCATTAA
- a CDS encoding DUF1934 domain-containing protein, whose protein sequence is MESTKDGKQVDVLLRSTIRHEGQEAESHELESAGEITVKAGKTFLRFEENQNGQQVRTIVKLDAADAFIMRSGAVQMRLPFTPDELRPGTYGNGPASFNLLVKTGKLEVTDERFTVHYELHAEGALLGKHELTIHYTEGQS, encoded by the coding sequence GTGGAATCAACCAAGGACGGAAAACAGGTGGATGTCCTGCTCCGGTCGACAATTAGACATGAAGGACAGGAGGCGGAATCCCACGAATTGGAGTCCGCAGGCGAAATAACGGTTAAAGCAGGAAAGACCTTTTTGCGATTCGAAGAAAATCAGAATGGTCAGCAAGTAAGGACCATCGTAAAGTTGGATGCTGCCGATGCGTTCATTATGCGGAGTGGTGCGGTTCAAATGCGTCTGCCGTTTACACCGGACGAGCTGCGGCCAGGAACGTATGGAAATGGGCCCGCGTCGTTTAATCTGCTTGTGAAGACGGGCAAACTTGAAGTGACGGATGAACGATTTACAGTACATTACGAATTACATGCGGAGGGCGCGTTGCTCGGAAAGCATGAATTGACGATTCACTATACGGAGGGACAATCATGA